One genomic region from Veillonellales bacterium encodes:
- a CDS encoding DEAD/DEAH box helicase, which translates to MKESNNLFGSLQLSKKVISAITDMGFEEPSPIQSQTIPIVLAGADVIGQAQTGTGKTAAFGIPMMERVTDSRNIQALVLTPTRELAIQVSEELAKIGKYRRIKALPIYGGQAIDRQIRALKYGVQVAIGTPGRLLDHIRRNTIKLDSVKMLVLDEADEMLDMGFVEDIETILQNIPSEGRQTLLFSATMPAPIAVLARKYMNNPQIITVSKEQLTVPQIDQFYYETREKLEGLCRVLDVETTGRLIIFCRTKKGVDELVASLQARGYMADGLHGDLSQTQRDRVMKKFRDGKLEILIATDVAARGLDIDDITHVINYDIPQDHESYVHRIGRTGRAGKKGVAITFIGPREYRQLKLIEKLAKTRIIRKQLPSSADILERQREVIKTRLIQTIEHGGFADYHLIAADLASDYDPLDIAAAALKISQEGYKEKIIEERPSFANSGAEPGMVRLFINAGKVQKIRPEDIVRTIASEADIPGNSIGVINIYDKFTFVEVPEEVAERVISVMHKNTIKGYKINVEPAKGR; encoded by the coding sequence ATGAAAGAAAGTAATAATTTATTTGGTAGTTTACAATTAAGCAAAAAGGTCATTTCGGCGATTACGGATATGGGGTTTGAGGAACCATCGCCGATTCAGAGCCAAACGATTCCAATTGTACTGGCAGGAGCGGATGTAATTGGTCAGGCGCAAACCGGTACGGGTAAAACGGCGGCTTTTGGCATACCAATGATGGAACGAGTCACTGACAGCCGGAATATTCAGGCTTTAGTGCTTACGCCTACCCGGGAATTAGCAATACAAGTTTCCGAAGAATTAGCGAAAATCGGTAAGTATCGGCGGATTAAAGCCCTGCCTATTTATGGCGGACAAGCAATTGACAGGCAAATCCGTGCTTTAAAATATGGAGTACAAGTGGCGATTGGTACTCCCGGGCGGTTGTTGGATCACATCCGTCGTAATACGATTAAACTAGATTCTGTTAAAATGCTGGTGTTGGATGAAGCCGATGAAATGCTGGATATGGGTTTTGTTGAAGATATTGAAACTATTTTACAAAACATTCCTAGTGAAGGACGGCAGACCTTGCTATTTTCTGCTACTATGCCGGCGCCGATAGCGGTTCTGGCTAGAAAGTATATGAATAATCCCCAAATTATAACCGTTAGCAAAGAGCAGCTTACAGTACCGCAGATTGATCAGTTTTATTATGAAACAAGGGAAAAGCTGGAAGGACTTTGTCGAGTGCTTGATGTGGAAACAACCGGACGGCTAATCATTTTTTGCCGGACTAAAAAAGGGGTAGATGAGCTTGTGGCATCGCTGCAAGCCAGGGGCTATATGGCTGACGGGCTGCATGGCGACTTGAGTCAGACGCAGCGGGATCGGGTTATGAAAAAATTTCGCGACGGCAAATTGGAAATACTGATTGCCACTGATGTTGCCGCCAGAGGGCTGGATATTGATGATATTACCCATGTCATTAATTATGATATTCCACAAGACCATGAATCTTATGTCCATCGCATCGGGCGGACCGGACGGGCCGGCAAAAAGGGCGTAGCGATTACATTTATTGGGCCACGGGAGTATCGGCAGCTGAAGCTTATTGAAAAGTTGGCTAAAACTCGTATCATCAGAAAACAGCTTCCATCTTCCGCCGATATTTTAGAACGCCAGCGAGAAGTCATTAAAACCCGTCTTATTCAAACAATCGAGCACGGTGGCTTTGCTGATTACCATCTTATTGCTGCCGATTTGGCATCTGATTATGATCCTCTCGACATCGCTGCTGCTGCCTTAAAAATTTCCCAGGAAGGATATAAGGAAAAGATCATTGAAGAAAGGCCTTCCTTTGCCAATAGCGGTGCTGAACCGGGAATGGTTCGCCTGTTCATCAACGCTGGGAAAGTGCAAAAAATTCGTCCCGAGGATATTGTACGGACTATTGCCAGCGAAGCGGATATACCAGGAAATAGCATCGGCGTAATTAATATCTATGATAAATTTACTTTTGTTGAGGTGCCGGAAGAAGTGGCTGAACGGGTAATATCCGTCATGCACAAAAATACGATCAAAGGCTATAAAATTAATGTGGAACCGGCTAAAGGCCGATAA
- a CDS encoding TIGR00282 family metallophosphoesterase, whose translation MNVMLIGDICGRPGRQTAAHFIPKLKEQYQLDLIIANGENSAGGVGITAPVFSELLAMGIQVVTTGNHIWDKKEIFDFIDGANRLIRPANYPPGTPGVGFYVVQIKGLNVGIVNLAGRVFMPPIDCPFRAIDSILHEIGGKCDIVIIDFHAETTSEKMALGWYLDGKVSCVVGTHTHVQTADERILPKGTAYITDLGMVGPRNGILGVNKEPVLKKFLTGLPVRFSVANGASLFCALILEIDEESGQATNILRIQEFLD comes from the coding sequence ATGAACGTCATGCTTATCGGAGACATTTGCGGCCGGCCTGGCCGCCAGACGGCTGCCCACTTTATTCCTAAGTTAAAGGAACAGTACCAACTTGATTTAATTATTGCCAATGGTGAAAACTCAGCCGGAGGGGTTGGAATTACCGCTCCCGTATTTTCTGAATTACTGGCGATGGGAATTCAGGTTGTTACAACAGGAAATCACATCTGGGACAAAAAAGAAATTTTTGATTTTATCGACGGCGCTAATCGGCTCATTCGTCCGGCAAATTATCCGCCAGGGACTCCGGGAGTCGGATTCTATGTTGTACAAATTAAGGGTCTGAATGTTGGCATTGTGAATCTTGCCGGAAGGGTATTTATGCCGCCGATTGATTGTCCGTTTCGCGCGATAGATTCTATCTTGCATGAAATCGGCGGGAAATGTGATATTGTTATCATCGACTTTCATGCGGAAACCACTTCTGAAAAAATGGCGCTTGGCTGGTATCTTGATGGAAAAGTTTCCTGTGTTGTGGGGACTCATACCCATGTGCAAACCGCTGATGAACGTATTTTACCAAAGGGAACGGCCTACATAACTGATTTAGGAATGGTCGGGCCGCGTAATGGCATATTGGGAGTCAATAAAGAGCCGGTATTGAAAAAATTTTTAACCGGACTGCCTGTTCGGTTTAGTGTCGCGAATGGAGCCAGCTTATTTTGCGCCCTTATCCTTGAGATTGACGAGGAGTCAGGGCAGGCGACAAATATCTTACGCATACAAGAATTTTTAGATTGA
- the rimO gene encoding 30S ribosomal protein S12 methylthiotransferase RimO, translating into MLKAGFISLGCAKNLVDTEVMLGALAADDIQLTTEPGEADILIINTCSFIDSAKEESISTILQMAEYKQTGKCRGIIVAGCLGQRYQQELLDEIPEIDGIVGTGSWQRIGEAVDAVLSGRRVLFIDDVNTIYDDQMPRITTTPFYSAYIKIADGCSNCCSYCVIPRIRGEFRSRGIESVIAEARQLAARGIKEINLIAQDTTSYGRDLYGSPQLTKLLKELVKIDGIMWIRLLYCYPRYFSDELIALIASEPKICKYVDLPLQHADDGILKAMNRRDSRRDSEILLAKLRDGIPDVVIRTSFIVGFPGETEAQFEALRQFMLEQKFERAGVFTYSQEESTPAAVMPEQISEDVKQERYHCLMSLQCKISEERNQKMEGKILKVVIEGVDTEQSNVVLGRSYREAPDVDGQIYIENAGKCHVGDVVDVQIVQGFTYDLLAEKLPE; encoded by the coding sequence ATGCTAAAAGCCGGGTTTATCAGCCTTGGTTGTGCCAAAAATCTTGTAGATACAGAAGTCATGCTGGGAGCATTGGCTGCTGACGATATTCAGCTAACCACTGAGCCGGGAGAAGCGGATATTCTGATTATCAATACTTGTAGCTTTATTGATTCGGCGAAAGAAGAATCAATTTCTACCATTTTACAAATGGCAGAATATAAGCAGACTGGGAAATGCCGTGGTATCATTGTAGCCGGTTGTCTGGGACAGCGTTATCAGCAGGAATTGCTGGATGAAATACCGGAAATTGATGGAATCGTCGGTACCGGGTCCTGGCAGCGAATCGGCGAAGCGGTTGATGCGGTTCTTTCCGGCCGTCGAGTACTATTTATTGATGATGTCAATACAATTTATGATGACCAGATGCCCAGAATTACCACTACACCTTTTTATAGTGCCTATATTAAAATTGCCGACGGCTGCAGTAATTGCTGTTCATATTGTGTGATTCCCCGGATCAGAGGAGAGTTTCGCAGCCGGGGAATTGAATCTGTCATTGCCGAAGCCCGACAGCTTGCAGCACGGGGCATTAAAGAAATTAATCTGATAGCACAGGATACCACCAGTTATGGCCGTGATTTATATGGTTCACCTCAACTGACGAAACTGTTAAAAGAATTAGTAAAAATTGATGGAATTATGTGGATTCGTCTGTTATACTGTTATCCTAGGTATTTTTCCGATGAATTAATCGCTCTTATTGCTAGTGAGCCGAAAATATGCAAGTATGTCGACCTGCCTTTGCAGCATGCGGACGATGGTATTTTAAAAGCAATGAATCGCCGGGATAGCCGCAGGGACAGCGAGATTTTATTGGCAAAGCTTCGCGACGGCATTCCCGATGTGGTTATTCGGACGTCCTTTATTGTAGGCTTTCCCGGTGAAACAGAGGCGCAGTTTGAAGCTTTGCGGCAGTTTATGCTAGAACAAAAGTTTGAAAGAGCAGGTGTGTTTACCTATTCTCAGGAAGAAAGCACACCGGCGGCTGTTATGCCGGAACAAATCTCTGAGGATGTCAAACAAGAACGATATCATTGTTTGATGTCATTGCAATGTAAGATTTCAGAAGAACGGAATCAAAAAATGGAAGGGAAGATTCTAAAGGTAGTTATTGAAGGAGTAGATACGGAGCAAAGCAATGTTGTTCTTGGTCGTTCCTACCGGGAAGCGCCGGATGTTGATGGACAGATATATATTGAAAATGCCGGGAAATGCCACGTCGGCGATGTGGTTGACGTACAAATTGTGCAAGGATTTACCTACGATTTATTAGCAGAAAAGTTACCGGAATAG
- a CDS encoding stage V sporulation protein S translates to MEVLKVSAKSNPNSVAGALAGVLRERGGAEMQAIGAGALNQAVKAVAIARGFVAPHGVDLICIPAFTDILIDGEERTAMKLIVEPR, encoded by the coding sequence ATGGAAGTCTTAAAAGTATCAGCAAAATCCAATCCTAACTCAGTAGCAGGCGCTTTGGCTGGAGTATTGCGAGAGCGCGGTGGTGCCGAAATGCAAGCCATCGGTGCGGGAGCTCTTAACCAGGCGGTTAAAGCAGTAGCGATTGCAAGAGGATTTGTCGCACCTCACGGAGTTGATCTTATTTGCATCCCTGCCTTTACTGATATTCTCATTGACGGAGAAGAACGAACGGCTATGAAATTGATAGTTGAACCGCGTTAA
- a CDS encoding YgiQ family radical SAM protein, which produces MNDFLPISKQDMEKRGWTQLDFIFISGDAYVDHPSFGPAIICRLLEKHGYRVGIIPQPDWRSVDDFKKLGKPRLGVLVSAGNLDSMLNKFTAAKKYRSTDNYSPGGKAGLRPERATLVYCSRIREVWKNIPLIIGGIEASLRRFAHYDYWSNSVRRSILIDSRADLLVYGMGEKQILEIAAQLNQGIAAADIRHIPGTCCRTTSLDMVWDFIEVPDYETVKTSKPAFAAAFKVQYQEQDAIRGKTIVQNHGADYLVQNPPAMPLTTGEMDEIYDLPYQRTYHPNYEAAGGVPAIQEVKFSLVSHRGCFGGCSFCAIVSHQGRMIQSRSRESILREAKIVTAMPDFKGYIHDVGGPTANFRVPSCTAQFERGTCKAKQCLAPKACKNLVVDHRDYLALLRELRGLPGVKKVFIRSGIRYDYVMAANDDEFLTELCQYHVSGQLKVAPEHVSSKVTRLMGKAGKEVYLRFMNAYKRINQVLGKEQYLVPYFMSSHPGAGLTEAIELAEFIRDLGYNPEQVQDFIPTPGSLSTCMYYTGLNPLTGENVYVAKDPHEKKLQRALLQFRNPANYPFVYEALVKARRQDLIGYGPKCLIRPQKRPFYSSQPNRQKKRRGLSPTRDKGKIIKSARKQLS; this is translated from the coding sequence ATGAACGATTTTTTGCCAATCAGTAAACAGGATATGGAGAAACGCGGCTGGACACAACTGGATTTTATTTTTATCAGTGGCGACGCTTACGTGGATCACCCCAGTTTTGGTCCGGCGATTATTTGCCGGCTGCTGGAAAAACACGGCTATCGAGTTGGCATTATTCCACAGCCGGACTGGCGGTCGGTGGATGATTTCAAAAAACTTGGCAAGCCCCGGCTGGGAGTGTTGGTTTCTGCCGGAAATCTGGATTCAATGCTTAATAAATTTACTGCAGCAAAGAAATATCGCAGTACCGACAATTATTCTCCCGGGGGGAAAGCCGGCTTGCGTCCGGAACGGGCCACGCTGGTTTATTGCAGCCGAATCCGGGAAGTATGGAAAAATATTCCTTTAATTATTGGCGGCATTGAAGCCAGCCTAAGACGATTCGCCCATTATGATTATTGGTCCAATAGTGTTCGCCGGTCTATCCTTATCGACAGCCGCGCCGATCTTTTGGTTTATGGAATGGGTGAAAAACAGATCCTTGAGATTGCCGCACAGCTGAATCAGGGAATTGCAGCAGCCGATATCCGTCATATTCCGGGTACTTGTTGTCGGACAACCTCTTTGGATATGGTATGGGACTTTATTGAAGTGCCTGACTATGAGACTGTAAAAACCAGCAAGCCGGCTTTTGCCGCGGCGTTTAAGGTACAGTATCAGGAGCAGGATGCGATTCGCGGTAAGACGATTGTGCAAAATCACGGTGCAGATTATCTGGTGCAAAATCCTCCGGCGATGCCGCTGACGACTGGGGAAATGGATGAAATTTACGACCTGCCCTATCAGCGTACCTATCATCCCAATTACGAAGCTGCCGGCGGTGTACCGGCGATTCAGGAAGTCAAATTCAGCCTGGTCAGCCATCGGGGGTGCTTTGGCGGCTGTTCCTTTTGCGCCATTGTTTCTCACCAGGGAAGAATGATTCAAAGCCGAAGCCGGGAGTCGATTTTGCGGGAAGCTAAAATAGTAACCGCTATGCCGGACTTTAAAGGATATATTCATGATGTCGGCGGTCCGACCGCCAATTTCCGGGTGCCGTCCTGTACTGCTCAATTTGAACGAGGTACCTGTAAAGCAAAGCAGTGTTTGGCACCCAAAGCATGTAAGAACCTAGTGGTTGATCATCGGGATTATCTGGCTCTTTTACGGGAACTGAGAGGTTTGCCGGGGGTTAAAAAAGTTTTTATCCGTTCCGGGATTCGTTATGATTATGTTATGGCAGCCAATGATGATGAATTTTTAACCGAGTTATGCCAGTATCATGTCAGCGGTCAGCTGAAAGTAGCGCCTGAACATGTTTCTTCCAAGGTAACACGACTGATGGGCAAGGCCGGCAAGGAAGTTTATTTGCGGTTTATGAATGCCTATAAGCGCATCAATCAGGTCCTGGGGAAAGAACAATATTTGGTGCCATATTTTATGTCAAGCCATCCGGGGGCGGGATTGACGGAAGCGATAGAACTTGCTGAATTCATTCGGGATTTGGGATATAATCCTGAACAGGTGCAGGATTTCATTCCTACTCCAGGCAGTTTGTCCACTTGTATGTATTACACCGGCCTTAATCCGTTAACCGGGGAGAATGTGTATGTAGCAAAAGATCCCCATGAAAAGAAACTGCAGCGGGCGTTGCTCCAGTTTCGCAATCCGGCCAATTATCCTTTTGTGTATGAAGCACTTGTAAAAGCCAGGCGGCAGGATCTAATCGGTTATGGGCCGAAATGTTTGATTCGGCCCCAAAAACGGCCGTTCTATTCTTCTCAGCCGAATAGACAGAAGAAACGGCGTGGTTTATCTCCCACCCGGGATAAAGGGAAAATAATAAAGTCGGCTAGGAAGCAGCTGTCTTAA
- a CDS encoding extracellular solute-binding protein has protein sequence MRRYLPLLLIAFFVLIIVLAGSFFLPGYADQQNPDNVPHITVYTNLPVEPIAVLTQEYEKVQNIKVNVVSLADDALLARLKLEADNPRADIVIADRSLLEAARKSHCLAPSASEQTDMIAERFKNADNYWTGIWYDPIVFAANQDFLKTLPQSPAKWSDLVKDNKWRIGLTDFLAADAYANLLYTMAAVNGENQTLDYFKKIHPKVVQYAKFLATPVRMAGMGEVDIAIAVQSEAIRYCNDNFPIQIIYPEEGTAYLLTGAGLVKGTSHATDARQFIDWLLQDGAQVTLRINKFFFNPTNPESYLAKGIAAKNLRLFDTEVEITKEQQHRLMDRWVQTVRLGSK, from the coding sequence ATGCGGCGTTATTTACCACTGTTGTTAATTGCTTTTTTTGTTCTGATTATTGTTTTAGCAGGCAGCTTTTTTTTACCAGGGTATGCGGATCAGCAAAATCCGGATAATGTCCCCCATATCACAGTGTACACTAATTTGCCGGTAGAGCCGATAGCCGTGCTGACCCAGGAATATGAAAAGGTTCAAAATATCAAAGTCAATGTAGTTTCTTTAGCGGATGATGCGTTACTGGCAAGGTTGAAACTGGAAGCGGACAACCCTCGGGCCGATATAGTCATTGCCGATCGTTCCTTATTGGAAGCGGCCAGGAAAAGTCACTGCCTTGCACCCAGCGCATCGGAGCAAACAGATATGATCGCCGAACGATTTAAAAATGCCGACAATTATTGGACCGGTATCTGGTATGATCCTATTGTTTTTGCGGCAAATCAGGATTTTTTAAAAACACTGCCCCAATCACCCGCTAAATGGTCCGACTTGGTAAAGGACAATAAATGGCGTATTGGCTTAACTGATTTTTTAGCGGCTGATGCATATGCCAATCTTTTGTATACGATGGCGGCAGTAAATGGGGAAAACCAGACCTTAGATTATTTCAAAAAAATTCATCCCAAAGTCGTACAATATGCTAAGTTTCTTGCTACCCCGGTAAGAATGGCAGGTATGGGAGAAGTAGATATTGCCATTGCCGTACAAAGCGAAGCCATTCGCTATTGCAATGACAATTTTCCCATCCAGATTATCTATCCGGAAGAGGGAACGGCCTATTTACTTACCGGCGCAGGCCTGGTAAAGGGCACTTCTCACGCAACGGATGCCCGGCAGTTTATTGACTGGCTGCTCCAGGATGGAGCGCAAGTAACTTTACGGATCAATAAATTTTTCTTTAATCCTACGAATCCGGAAAGTTATTTGGCAAAGGGGATTGCTGCAAAAAATTTAAGATTGTTTGATACCGAGGTCGAGATAACGAAGGAACAACAACACAGGCTTATGGACCGCTGGGTTCAAACTGTACGTCTCGGTTCGAAATAA
- a CDS encoding regulatory protein RecX: MLQLNNFETAWSLSLRILARRSYSEQEMRTKLTAKGYSADVTDSVIKGLLEHGYLNDSVLCRMIFEQYCRSGKYGLRNIVGKLKQRGLSTQVISDITGAYDSATEWQRALILVKKRFKVPEAVDKRKIGQLLMQRGFSFDTINKVFEEFF, translated from the coding sequence ATGTTACAGTTGAATAATTTTGAAACAGCGTGGTCATTATCATTGCGCATATTAGCCCGGCGATCTTATAGTGAACAGGAAATGCGAACAAAATTAACGGCAAAGGGATATTCTGCTGACGTTACTGATTCGGTTATAAAGGGTTTGTTGGAGCACGGTTATCTTAATGATTCCGTTCTTTGCCGTATGATTTTTGAGCAATATTGCCGTAGCGGTAAATATGGGTTGCGGAATATTGTTGGCAAGCTCAAGCAACGGGGATTATCCACTCAGGTAATTTCGGACATTACGGGAGCGTATGATTCAGCAACGGAATGGCAGCGCGCTCTTATTTTAGTGAAAAAGCGTTTTAAAGTACCCGAAGCAGTTGACAAACGAAAAATTGGGCAGCTATTAATGCAACGCGGTTTTTCTTTTGATACAATTAATAAAGTGTTTGAAGAATTTTTCTGA
- a CDS encoding competence/damage-inducible protein A: MIVELISTGTELLLGEIVNTDAPYLARQLNGLGFDVLYQSTVGDNRQRITKVLKTALERSDIIITSGGLGPTQGDITKEVTAKLLKRELKLHEATADRIHCFFAARHNNMPNNNLRQAMIPEGAIVLDNERGTAPGVVLEQGDKTVIHLPGPPRELEWMFQNRVVPYLKQRFGGQGIIYSRILHTTGIGESLLEEQIKDFILAQNNPTIALLARKGEIIIRLTAKADNEAAAKVLLDTLEEKIHRRIGEYIFGHDEESMEGVVGSILAAKKLTVACAESCTGGLVTSRLTDIPGSSQYLIGSVVCYSNRIKMDEIGVPEKLLIEYGAVSQETAGAMADGIRKNYHTNIGLGITGIAGPDGATENKPVGLVYIAIEGPSGIQCYQHNFTGQRLDIKYRASQAALEVLRRYAVHL; this comes from the coding sequence ATGATTGTGGAGTTAATTAGTACCGGAACGGAGCTGCTGCTGGGGGAGATTGTCAATACCGATGCTCCCTATTTAGCGCGACAGCTTAATGGGCTAGGATTTGACGTTTTATATCAGTCCACTGTTGGCGATAATCGTCAACGAATAACCAAGGTTTTAAAAACGGCCCTGGAGCGATCCGATATTATTATTACTTCAGGCGGTCTAGGTCCAACACAGGGCGATATTACGAAAGAGGTTACGGCTAAATTACTTAAGCGTGAGCTGAAATTGCATGAAGCTACCGCTGACCGTATACACTGTTTTTTTGCTGCCAGGCACAATAATATGCCGAACAATAATTTGCGTCAGGCTATGATTCCTGAAGGAGCAATTGTGCTTGATAATGAGCGAGGCACTGCTCCCGGAGTCGTTTTAGAACAGGGAGATAAAACAGTTATTCATTTGCCGGGGCCGCCCCGGGAATTGGAATGGATGTTTCAGAATCGGGTGGTACCTTATTTGAAACAGCGCTTTGGCGGGCAGGGAATTATTTATTCCAGAATATTACATACAACGGGAATAGGTGAATCCCTGCTGGAAGAACAGATTAAAGATTTTATTTTGGCACAAAATAATCCTACTATTGCATTATTAGCGAGAAAGGGCGAGATCATCATTCGTCTTACGGCCAAGGCGGACAATGAGGCGGCAGCCAAGGTTTTGCTTGATACCCTGGAAGAAAAAATTCACCGGCGTATTGGCGAATATATTTTTGGCCATGACGAAGAGAGTATGGAAGGTGTTGTTGGAAGTATTCTCGCTGCTAAGAAACTGACGGTCGCTTGCGCCGAGTCTTGCACAGGCGGGTTAGTAACGAGCCGGTTAACCGATATTCCCGGCAGTTCCCAGTATCTGATCGGTTCTGTTGTATGCTATAGCAACCGTATAAAGATGGATGAGATTGGCGTACCGGAGAAATTGCTGATTGAATATGGCGCCGTCAGTCAAGAAACAGCTGGTGCGATGGCCGACGGTATACGTAAAAATTATCATACCAATATTGGCTTGGGGATAACCGGAATCGCCGGTCCGGACGGGGCCACAGAAAATAAGCCGGTTGGATTGGTTTATATTGCTATTGAAGGGCCATCCGGTATACAATGTTATCAACATAATTTTACTGGTCAGCGATTGGATATAAAATACCGGGCATCTCAGGCGGCTCTTGAGGTATTGAGGCGTTATGCAGTACATTTATGA
- the rny gene encoding ribonuclease Y, with protein sequence MIEIILTAIIVAILGFGIGYWVRKSTAEAKISSAEEAAKKIVDDAERAGEAKKKEALVEAKEEIHKLRSELERETKERRSELQRLERRLMQKEENLDRKIDSLEKKEDILSRKEADVDKSQEKINELHAKQQAELERLSGFTSEEARNMLLASAQEEIKHETAIMIKELEQQAKEEADKKSREIISLAIQRCAADHVAETTVSVVALPNDEMKGRIIGREGRNIRTLETLTGIDLIIDDTPEAVILSGFDPVRREVARIALEKLITDGRIHPARIEEMVEKAQKEVEQRIKEAGEQATFDTGVYGLHPEVIRLLGRLKFRTSYGQNVLKHSIEVAHLAGVMAAELGVDVMLAKRSGLLHDIGKAVDHEVEGPHVTIGADLAKKYRESAEVINAIAAHHGDEEPKTVQAVLVAAADAVSAARPGARRESLESYLKRLTRLEEIAESFEGVDKSFAIQAGREIRIMVKPDKIDDLASVRLVHDIVKKIESELEYPGQIKVTVIRETRAVDYAK encoded by the coding sequence ATCATTGAAATTATTTTAACAGCTATCATTGTAGCAATTTTGGGATTTGGTATAGGCTATTGGGTACGTAAAAGTACCGCTGAGGCCAAAATTTCATCAGCAGAAGAAGCAGCTAAAAAGATCGTTGACGATGCTGAACGAGCTGGGGAAGCGAAGAAAAAGGAAGCACTGGTAGAAGCAAAAGAAGAAATTCATAAGCTTCGCAGTGAGTTGGAGCGGGAGACAAAAGAACGTCGTTCCGAGCTTCAGCGGTTAGAACGCCGCTTGATGCAGAAGGAAGAAAATCTTGATCGGAAAATAGATTCTCTTGAAAAAAAAGAGGATATTTTGAGCCGCAAAGAAGCTGATGTAGACAAAAGTCAGGAAAAGATCAATGAACTGCATGCCAAACAACAGGCCGAATTAGAACGCTTGTCAGGATTTACTTCCGAGGAAGCCCGTAATATGTTACTTGCCAGCGCGCAAGAAGAGATTAAACATGAAACAGCAATCATGATTAAGGAATTGGAACAGCAAGCGAAAGAGGAAGCAGATAAGAAGTCTCGTGAAATTATTTCACTAGCCATTCAGCGCTGTGCAGCCGATCACGTTGCTGAAACTACCGTATCAGTTGTTGCTTTGCCGAATGATGAAATGAAAGGCCGAATCATTGGCCGTGAAGGTCGCAATATTCGTACGCTTGAAACTTTGACCGGCATTGATCTTATTATCGACGATACTCCCGAAGCAGTAATTTTATCCGGATTTGATCCGGTTCGCCGTGAGGTAGCGAGGATTGCTTTGGAAAAGTTGATTACCGATGGGCGAATTCATCCGGCCAGAATTGAAGAAATGGTCGAGAAAGCGCAGAAGGAAGTCGAGCAAAGAATTAAGGAAGCCGGTGAGCAGGCTACCTTTGATACTGGAGTTTATGGACTCCATCCGGAGGTAATCAGACTTTTAGGACGATTGAAATTCCGTACAAGTTATGGCCAAAATGTGTTGAAACATTCGATTGAAGTAGCTCATTTGGCAGGTGTTATGGCCGCCGAACTTGGCGTAGATGTTATGCTGGCAAAACGTTCAGGTTTGCTCCACGACATTGGCAAGGCAGTTGACCATGAAGTTGAAGGACCGCATGTTACTATTGGCGCTGATTTAGCAAAGAAATACCGCGAATCGGCTGAAGTAATTAATGCGATTGCCGCGCATCATGGCGATGAAGAACCTAAAACCGTTCAGGCTGTATTAGTAGCAGCGGCAGATGCAGTATCGGCAGCGCGTCCCGGTGCTCGCAGAGAAAGTCTCGAAAGCTATCTGAAACGATTGACACGATTAGAAGAGATTGCTGAATCCTTCGAGGGTGTAGATAAATCATTTGCAATTCAGGCCGGCCGGGAAATTCGGATAATGGTTAAGCCGGATAAAATTGATGATTTAGCATCGGTTCGTCTCGTTCATGATATTGTTAAGAAAATCGAAAGTGAACTGGAATATCCAGGACAAATTAAAGTTACTGTTATTCGTGAAACTCGTGCAGTTGATTATGCAAAATAA